From the genome of Paraclostridium sordellii, one region includes:
- a CDS encoding ASCH/PUA domain-containing protein produces MKLHELKILPKYYEKVISGEKSFEVRKDDRQFSVGDLIRLKEFDKDFTGRDYLVKIIYKLNGGNYGLEKGYCILSIKPYIEGMDKEKTIRDFLKQAIKEQEKELCVYLSGQYTKGESYEKEIIDECIHDVRLLESYL; encoded by the coding sequence ATGAAACTACATGAACTTAAGATTTTGCCTAAATACTATGAAAAAGTAATTAGTGGTGAAAAAAGTTTTGAAGTTAGAAAAGATGATAGACAATTTTCGGTAGGGGACTTAATAAGGTTGAAAGAGTTTGATAAAGATTTTACTGGAAGAGATTATTTAGTAAAAATTATATATAAATTAAATGGTGGCAATTATGGTTTAGAAAAAGGCTATTGTATATTATCTATCAAACCATATATTGAAGGAATGGATAAGGAAAAAACAATAAGGGATTTTTTAAAACAGGCAATTAAAGAACAGGAAAAAGAATTGTGTGTGTATTTATCAGGACAATATACAAAAGGTGAATCTTATGAAAAAGAAATAATAGATGAATGTATACATGATGTTAGACTTTTAGAAAGTTATTTGTAA